One window of Sardina pilchardus chromosome 2, fSarPil1.1, whole genome shotgun sequence genomic DNA carries:
- the gne gene encoding bifunctional UDP-N-acetylglucosamine 2-epimerase/N-acetylmannosamine kinase isoform X3, translating into MFPGIEGRNPHELYYLSMQRERERVEKMENNGKRKLKVCVATCNRADYSKLAPIMFGIKANPEVFELEVVVLGSHLIDDYGNTFRMIEQDEFDIGSKLHTIVRGEDEAAMVESVGLALVKLPDVLQRLSPDVLIVHGDRFDALALATAAALMNIRILHLEGGEVSGTIDDSIRHAISKLAHYHACCTRSAERHLIAMCEDHSRILLAGCPSYDKLLTAHQRDDHADIIKAWLGDCVKEQDYIVALQHPVTTDIKNSIKIYDLMLDALISFNKKTLVLFPNIDAGSKEMVRVMRKKGIEQHPNFRAVKHVPFEQFIQLVAHAGCMIGNSSCGVREAGAFGTPVINLGTRQTGRETGENVLHVRDADTQNKIYHALDLQFGKRYPCSKIYGDGNAVPRILKFLQSINLDEPLQKTFCFPTVKDCISQDIDHILETQSALAVDLGGTNLRVAIISMKVPYNSITGNTSSQTHCQGKIVKKYTKSNPKTYEERIDLILQMCNEALKDAVHLNCRVLGVGVSTGGRVNPQEGVVLHSTKLIQEWSSVDIRTPVSNALHLPVWVDNDGNCAALAERKFGHGKGVENFVTIITGTGIGGGVVQHNELIHGSTFCAAELGHIMVSLDGPECMCGSRGCIEAYASGIALQREAKRLNDEELLFTEGMTLKKEDPVSAIDLINAARLGNSKADAVLRTAGMALGVGITNILHMVNPSMVILSGVLASFYEHPVRQVISQRALTSAKDIQVLTSDLEEPALLGAASMVLDYATRRTF; encoded by the exons ATGTTCCCTGGTATTGAAGGCCGTAACCCACAT GAGCTGTATTACCTGAGCatgcaaagggagagagaacgagtggaGAAAATGGAAAATAATGGCAAACGGAAGCTGAAGGTGTGCGTCGCTACCTGTAACCGTGCTGACTACTCCAAGCTGGCACCAATTATGTTTGGCATCAAGGCCAACCCAGAGGTTTTTGAGCTTGAGGTGGTGGTGCTAGGATCTCACCTTATTGATGATTATGG AAACACATTCCGTATGATCGAACAGGATGAGTTTGACATTGGCTCCAAGTTGCATACGATTGTGCGTGGGGAGGATGAGGCAGCCATGGTGGAGTCTGTTGGCCTTGCGCTGGTCAAGCTGCCGGATGTCCTCCAGAGGCTCAGCCCTGACGTGCTGATTGTCCATGGCGACCGATTTGATGCTCTGGCCCTGGCTACTGCGGCAGCCCTCATGAATATTCGTATCTTGCatctggagggaggagag GTGAGTGGCACTATAGATGATTCCATCCGACATGCCATATCCAAGCTGGCCCACTACCATGCCTGCTGCACACGTAGCGCTGAGCGCCACCTCATCGCCATGTGTGAGGACCACTCCCGCATCCTCCTTGCTGGCTGCCCCTCCTATGACAAGCTGCTGACTGCTCACCAGCGTGATGATCATGCTGATATCATCAAGGCTTGGCTGG GAGACTGTGTCAAAGAGCAAGACTACATCGTAGCATTGCAGCATCCTGTGACAACCGACATCAAAAACTCCATAAAGATCTATGACCTGATGCTGGATGCTCTTATCTCATTCAACAAGAAGACACTGGTTCTCTTCCCCAATATTGATGCTG gcAGTAAGGAGATGGTACGTGTGATGCGCAAGAAGGGTATTGAGCAGCATCCCAACTTCAGGGCCGTAAAGCATGTTCCCTTTGAGCAGTTCATACAGTTGGTGGCCCATGCGGGGTGCATGATTGGCAACAGCAGCTGCGGGGTGCGAGAGGCAGGGGCCTTTGGAACCCCCGTAATCAACCTGGGCACCAGGCAGACTGGCCGAGAGACAG GGGAGAATGTTCTCCATGTCAGAGATGCGGACACTCAGAATAAAATATACCATGCGCTGGATCTACAGTTTGGGAAACGATATCCCTG CTCCAAGATCTACGGTGATGGAAACGCAGTTCCACGCATCCTCAAGTTCCTGCAGTCCATCAACCTGGATGAGCCGCTGCAGAAGACCTTCTGTTTCCCAACAGTAAAGGACTGCATTTCTCAGGACATTGACCACATTTTGGAGACCCAGAGTGCCCTTGCTGTGGACCTGGGAGGCACTAACCTGCGTGTAGCCATTATCAGCATGAAG GTACCCTACAACTCTATTACAGGCAACACCTCAAGCCAAACTCACTGTCAG GGTAAAATAGTGAAGAAGTACACCAAATCAAACCCAAAGACGTATGAGGAGAGGATAGATCTCATCCTACAGATGTGCAACGAGGCCCTCAAAGATGCTGTGCATCTGAACTGCAGAGTCCTAGGAGTTG GTGTGTCAACGGGGGGCCGAGTCAACCCCCAAGAAGGTGTGGTCCTCCACTCCACAAAGCTGATTCAGGAATGGAGCTCAGTCGACATCAGGACGCCTGTTTCCAACGCATTGCACCTACCTGTGTGGGTGGACAATGACGGGAATTGTGCTGCCTTGGCTGAGCGCAAGTTTGGTCATGGAAAAGGCGTGGAGAACTTTGTAACCATTATCACAGGAACAG GTATAGGTGGTGGGGTTGTCCAGCACAACGAGTTGATCCATGGTAGCACATTCTGTGCAGCAGAGCTCGGCCACATTATGGTGTCTCTGGATGGACCAGAGTGCATGTGCGGTAGCCGTGGCTGCATTGAGGCGTACGCGTCTGGTATAGCCCTACAAAGAGAGGCTAAGAGACTCAACGATG AAGAGCTGTTGTTTACAGAAGGAATGACTTTAAAGAAAGAAGACCCAGTCAGTGCCATCGACCTGATCAATGCAGCTCGTTTAGGAAATTCCAAAGCTGATGCAGTACTGAGAACAG CTGGCATGGCACTGGGTGTTGGTATCACAAATATTCTGCACATGGTGAACCCGTCCATGGTGATTCTCTCCGGCGTTCTGGCCTCCTTCTACGAACATCCTGTGCGGCAGGTCATCAGTCAGCGCGCTCTCACCTCGGCGAAGGACATCCAGgttctgacctctgacctggagGAGCCTG
- the gne gene encoding bifunctional UDP-N-acetylglucosamine 2-epimerase/N-acetylmannosamine kinase isoform X5 yields the protein MQRERERVEKMENNGKRKLKVCVATCNRADYSKLAPIMFGIKANPEVFELEVVVLGSHLIDDYGNTFRMIEQDEFDIGSKLHTIVRGEDEAAMVESVGLALVKLPDVLQRLSPDVLIVHGDRFDALALATAAALMNIRILHLEGGEVSGTIDDSIRHAISKLAHYHACCTRSAERHLIAMCEDHSRILLAGCPSYDKLLTAHQRDDHADIIKAWLGDCVKEQDYIVALQHPVTTDIKNSIKIYDLMLDALISFNKKTLVLFPNIDAGSKEMVRVMRKKGIEQHPNFRAVKHVPFEQFIQLVAHAGCMIGNSSCGVREAGAFGTPVINLGTRQTGRETGENVLHVRDADTQNKIYHALDLQFGKRYPCSKIYGDGNAVPRILKFLQSINLDEPLQKTFCFPTVKDCISQDIDHILETQSALAVDLGGTNLRVAIISMKVPYNSITGNTSSQTHCQGKIVKKYTKSNPKTYEERIDLILQMCNEALKDAVHLNCRVLGVGVSTGGRVNPQEGVVLHSTKLIQEWSSVDIRTPVSNALHLPVWVDNDGNCAALAERKFGHGKGVENFVTIITGTGIGGGVVQHNELIHGSTFCAAELGHIMVSLDGPECMCGSRGCIEAYASGIALQREAKRLNDEELLFTEGMTLKKEDPVSAIDLINAARLGNSKADAVLRTAGMALGVGITNILHMVNPSMVILSGVLASFYEHPVRQVISQRALTSAKDIQVLTSDLEEPALLGAASMVLDYATRRTF from the exons atgcaaagggagagagaacgagtggaGAAAATGGAAAATAATGGCAAACGGAAGCTGAAGGTGTGCGTCGCTACCTGTAACCGTGCTGACTACTCCAAGCTGGCACCAATTATGTTTGGCATCAAGGCCAACCCAGAGGTTTTTGAGCTTGAGGTGGTGGTGCTAGGATCTCACCTTATTGATGATTATGG AAACACATTCCGTATGATCGAACAGGATGAGTTTGACATTGGCTCCAAGTTGCATACGATTGTGCGTGGGGAGGATGAGGCAGCCATGGTGGAGTCTGTTGGCCTTGCGCTGGTCAAGCTGCCGGATGTCCTCCAGAGGCTCAGCCCTGACGTGCTGATTGTCCATGGCGACCGATTTGATGCTCTGGCCCTGGCTACTGCGGCAGCCCTCATGAATATTCGTATCTTGCatctggagggaggagag GTGAGTGGCACTATAGATGATTCCATCCGACATGCCATATCCAAGCTGGCCCACTACCATGCCTGCTGCACACGTAGCGCTGAGCGCCACCTCATCGCCATGTGTGAGGACCACTCCCGCATCCTCCTTGCTGGCTGCCCCTCCTATGACAAGCTGCTGACTGCTCACCAGCGTGATGATCATGCTGATATCATCAAGGCTTGGCTGG GAGACTGTGTCAAAGAGCAAGACTACATCGTAGCATTGCAGCATCCTGTGACAACCGACATCAAAAACTCCATAAAGATCTATGACCTGATGCTGGATGCTCTTATCTCATTCAACAAGAAGACACTGGTTCTCTTCCCCAATATTGATGCTG gcAGTAAGGAGATGGTACGTGTGATGCGCAAGAAGGGTATTGAGCAGCATCCCAACTTCAGGGCCGTAAAGCATGTTCCCTTTGAGCAGTTCATACAGTTGGTGGCCCATGCGGGGTGCATGATTGGCAACAGCAGCTGCGGGGTGCGAGAGGCAGGGGCCTTTGGAACCCCCGTAATCAACCTGGGCACCAGGCAGACTGGCCGAGAGACAG GGGAGAATGTTCTCCATGTCAGAGATGCGGACACTCAGAATAAAATATACCATGCGCTGGATCTACAGTTTGGGAAACGATATCCCTG CTCCAAGATCTACGGTGATGGAAACGCAGTTCCACGCATCCTCAAGTTCCTGCAGTCCATCAACCTGGATGAGCCGCTGCAGAAGACCTTCTGTTTCCCAACAGTAAAGGACTGCATTTCTCAGGACATTGACCACATTTTGGAGACCCAGAGTGCCCTTGCTGTGGACCTGGGAGGCACTAACCTGCGTGTAGCCATTATCAGCATGAAG GTACCCTACAACTCTATTACAGGCAACACCTCAAGCCAAACTCACTGTCAG GGTAAAATAGTGAAGAAGTACACCAAATCAAACCCAAAGACGTATGAGGAGAGGATAGATCTCATCCTACAGATGTGCAACGAGGCCCTCAAAGATGCTGTGCATCTGAACTGCAGAGTCCTAGGAGTTG GTGTGTCAACGGGGGGCCGAGTCAACCCCCAAGAAGGTGTGGTCCTCCACTCCACAAAGCTGATTCAGGAATGGAGCTCAGTCGACATCAGGACGCCTGTTTCCAACGCATTGCACCTACCTGTGTGGGTGGACAATGACGGGAATTGTGCTGCCTTGGCTGAGCGCAAGTTTGGTCATGGAAAAGGCGTGGAGAACTTTGTAACCATTATCACAGGAACAG GTATAGGTGGTGGGGTTGTCCAGCACAACGAGTTGATCCATGGTAGCACATTCTGTGCAGCAGAGCTCGGCCACATTATGGTGTCTCTGGATGGACCAGAGTGCATGTGCGGTAGCCGTGGCTGCATTGAGGCGTACGCGTCTGGTATAGCCCTACAAAGAGAGGCTAAGAGACTCAACGATG AAGAGCTGTTGTTTACAGAAGGAATGACTTTAAAGAAAGAAGACCCAGTCAGTGCCATCGACCTGATCAATGCAGCTCGTTTAGGAAATTCCAAAGCTGATGCAGTACTGAGAACAG CTGGCATGGCACTGGGTGTTGGTATCACAAATATTCTGCACATGGTGAACCCGTCCATGGTGATTCTCTCCGGCGTTCTGGCCTCCTTCTACGAACATCCTGTGCGGCAGGTCATCAGTCAGCGCGCTCTCACCTCGGCGAAGGACATCCAGgttctgacctctgacctggagGAGCCTG
- the gne gene encoding bifunctional UDP-N-acetylglucosamine 2-epimerase/N-acetylmannosamine kinase isoform X1 encodes MNRESYLFVNGETLSAIELLSTFRCLVKHFTIDQFRDWNSDVDRTWTVQELYYLSMQRERERVEKMENNGKRKLKVCVATCNRADYSKLAPIMFGIKANPEVFELEVVVLGSHLIDDYGNTFRMIEQDEFDIGSKLHTIVRGEDEAAMVESVGLALVKLPDVLQRLSPDVLIVHGDRFDALALATAAALMNIRILHLEGGEVSGTIDDSIRHAISKLAHYHACCTRSAERHLIAMCEDHSRILLAGCPSYDKLLTAHQRDDHADIIKAWLGDCVKEQDYIVALQHPVTTDIKNSIKIYDLMLDALISFNKKTLVLFPNIDAGSKEMVRVMRKKGIEQHPNFRAVKHVPFEQFIQLVAHAGCMIGNSSCGVREAGAFGTPVINLGTRQTGRETGENVLHVRDADTQNKIYHALDLQFGKRYPCSKIYGDGNAVPRILKFLQSINLDEPLQKTFCFPTVKDCISQDIDHILETQSALAVDLGGTNLRVAIISMKVPYNSITGNTSSQTHCQGKIVKKYTKSNPKTYEERIDLILQMCNEALKDAVHLNCRVLGVGVSTGGRVNPQEGVVLHSTKLIQEWSSVDIRTPVSNALHLPVWVDNDGNCAALAERKFGHGKGVENFVTIITGTGIGGGVVQHNELIHGSTFCAAELGHIMVSLDGPECMCGSRGCIEAYASGIALQREAKRLNDEELLFTEGMTLKKEDPVSAIDLINAARLGNSKADAVLRTAGMALGVGITNILHMVNPSMVILSGVLASFYEHPVRQVISQRALTSAKDIQVLTSDLEEPALLGAASMVLDYATRRTF; translated from the exons ATGAATAGAGAGAGCTACCTGTTCGTGAACGGTGAAACGTTGAGTGCGATTGAGCTGCTGAGTACGTTTCGGTGTTTGGTGAAGCATTTTACGATCGACCAGTTTCGCGATTGGAACTCGGACGTGGATCGGACGTGGACTGTACAG GAGCTGTATTACCTGAGCatgcaaagggagagagaacgagtggaGAAAATGGAAAATAATGGCAAACGGAAGCTGAAGGTGTGCGTCGCTACCTGTAACCGTGCTGACTACTCCAAGCTGGCACCAATTATGTTTGGCATCAAGGCCAACCCAGAGGTTTTTGAGCTTGAGGTGGTGGTGCTAGGATCTCACCTTATTGATGATTATGG AAACACATTCCGTATGATCGAACAGGATGAGTTTGACATTGGCTCCAAGTTGCATACGATTGTGCGTGGGGAGGATGAGGCAGCCATGGTGGAGTCTGTTGGCCTTGCGCTGGTCAAGCTGCCGGATGTCCTCCAGAGGCTCAGCCCTGACGTGCTGATTGTCCATGGCGACCGATTTGATGCTCTGGCCCTGGCTACTGCGGCAGCCCTCATGAATATTCGTATCTTGCatctggagggaggagag GTGAGTGGCACTATAGATGATTCCATCCGACATGCCATATCCAAGCTGGCCCACTACCATGCCTGCTGCACACGTAGCGCTGAGCGCCACCTCATCGCCATGTGTGAGGACCACTCCCGCATCCTCCTTGCTGGCTGCCCCTCCTATGACAAGCTGCTGACTGCTCACCAGCGTGATGATCATGCTGATATCATCAAGGCTTGGCTGG GAGACTGTGTCAAAGAGCAAGACTACATCGTAGCATTGCAGCATCCTGTGACAACCGACATCAAAAACTCCATAAAGATCTATGACCTGATGCTGGATGCTCTTATCTCATTCAACAAGAAGACACTGGTTCTCTTCCCCAATATTGATGCTG gcAGTAAGGAGATGGTACGTGTGATGCGCAAGAAGGGTATTGAGCAGCATCCCAACTTCAGGGCCGTAAAGCATGTTCCCTTTGAGCAGTTCATACAGTTGGTGGCCCATGCGGGGTGCATGATTGGCAACAGCAGCTGCGGGGTGCGAGAGGCAGGGGCCTTTGGAACCCCCGTAATCAACCTGGGCACCAGGCAGACTGGCCGAGAGACAG GGGAGAATGTTCTCCATGTCAGAGATGCGGACACTCAGAATAAAATATACCATGCGCTGGATCTACAGTTTGGGAAACGATATCCCTG CTCCAAGATCTACGGTGATGGAAACGCAGTTCCACGCATCCTCAAGTTCCTGCAGTCCATCAACCTGGATGAGCCGCTGCAGAAGACCTTCTGTTTCCCAACAGTAAAGGACTGCATTTCTCAGGACATTGACCACATTTTGGAGACCCAGAGTGCCCTTGCTGTGGACCTGGGAGGCACTAACCTGCGTGTAGCCATTATCAGCATGAAG GTACCCTACAACTCTATTACAGGCAACACCTCAAGCCAAACTCACTGTCAG GGTAAAATAGTGAAGAAGTACACCAAATCAAACCCAAAGACGTATGAGGAGAGGATAGATCTCATCCTACAGATGTGCAACGAGGCCCTCAAAGATGCTGTGCATCTGAACTGCAGAGTCCTAGGAGTTG GTGTGTCAACGGGGGGCCGAGTCAACCCCCAAGAAGGTGTGGTCCTCCACTCCACAAAGCTGATTCAGGAATGGAGCTCAGTCGACATCAGGACGCCTGTTTCCAACGCATTGCACCTACCTGTGTGGGTGGACAATGACGGGAATTGTGCTGCCTTGGCTGAGCGCAAGTTTGGTCATGGAAAAGGCGTGGAGAACTTTGTAACCATTATCACAGGAACAG GTATAGGTGGTGGGGTTGTCCAGCACAACGAGTTGATCCATGGTAGCACATTCTGTGCAGCAGAGCTCGGCCACATTATGGTGTCTCTGGATGGACCAGAGTGCATGTGCGGTAGCCGTGGCTGCATTGAGGCGTACGCGTCTGGTATAGCCCTACAAAGAGAGGCTAAGAGACTCAACGATG AAGAGCTGTTGTTTACAGAAGGAATGACTTTAAAGAAAGAAGACCCAGTCAGTGCCATCGACCTGATCAATGCAGCTCGTTTAGGAAATTCCAAAGCTGATGCAGTACTGAGAACAG CTGGCATGGCACTGGGTGTTGGTATCACAAATATTCTGCACATGGTGAACCCGTCCATGGTGATTCTCTCCGGCGTTCTGGCCTCCTTCTACGAACATCCTGTGCGGCAGGTCATCAGTCAGCGCGCTCTCACCTCGGCGAAGGACATCCAGgttctgacctctgacctggagGAGCCTG
- the gne gene encoding bifunctional UDP-N-acetylglucosamine 2-epimerase/N-acetylmannosamine kinase isoform X2, whose protein sequence is MNRESYLFVNGETLSAIELLSTFRCLVKHFTIDQFRDWNSDVDRTWTVQELYYLSMQRERERVEKMENNGKRKLKVCVATCNRADYSKLAPIMFGIKANPEVFELEVVVLGSHLIDDYGNTFRMIEQDEFDIGSKLHTIVRGEDEAAMVESVGLALVKLPDVLQRLSPDVLIVHGDRFDALALATAAALMNIRILHLEGGEVSGTIDDSIRHAISKLAHYHACCTRSAERHLIAMCEDHSRILLAGCPSYDKLLTAHQRDDHADIIKAWLGDCVKEQDYIVALQHPVTTDIKNSIKIYDLMLDALISFNKKTLVLFPNIDAGSKEMVRVMRKKGIEQHPNFRAVKHVPFEQFIQLVAHAGCMIGNSSCGVREAGAFGTPVINLGTRQTGRETGENVLHVRDADTQNKIYHALDLQFGKRYPCSKIYGDGNAVPRILKFLQSINLDEPLQKTFCFPTVKDCISQDIDHILETQSALAVDLGGTNLRVAIISMKGKIVKKYTKSNPKTYEERIDLILQMCNEALKDAVHLNCRVLGVGVSTGGRVNPQEGVVLHSTKLIQEWSSVDIRTPVSNALHLPVWVDNDGNCAALAERKFGHGKGVENFVTIITGTGIGGGVVQHNELIHGSTFCAAELGHIMVSLDGPECMCGSRGCIEAYASGIALQREAKRLNDEELLFTEGMTLKKEDPVSAIDLINAARLGNSKADAVLRTAGMALGVGITNILHMVNPSMVILSGVLASFYEHPVRQVISQRALTSAKDIQVLTSDLEEPALLGAASMVLDYATRRTF, encoded by the exons ATGAATAGAGAGAGCTACCTGTTCGTGAACGGTGAAACGTTGAGTGCGATTGAGCTGCTGAGTACGTTTCGGTGTTTGGTGAAGCATTTTACGATCGACCAGTTTCGCGATTGGAACTCGGACGTGGATCGGACGTGGACTGTACAG GAGCTGTATTACCTGAGCatgcaaagggagagagaacgagtggaGAAAATGGAAAATAATGGCAAACGGAAGCTGAAGGTGTGCGTCGCTACCTGTAACCGTGCTGACTACTCCAAGCTGGCACCAATTATGTTTGGCATCAAGGCCAACCCAGAGGTTTTTGAGCTTGAGGTGGTGGTGCTAGGATCTCACCTTATTGATGATTATGG AAACACATTCCGTATGATCGAACAGGATGAGTTTGACATTGGCTCCAAGTTGCATACGATTGTGCGTGGGGAGGATGAGGCAGCCATGGTGGAGTCTGTTGGCCTTGCGCTGGTCAAGCTGCCGGATGTCCTCCAGAGGCTCAGCCCTGACGTGCTGATTGTCCATGGCGACCGATTTGATGCTCTGGCCCTGGCTACTGCGGCAGCCCTCATGAATATTCGTATCTTGCatctggagggaggagag GTGAGTGGCACTATAGATGATTCCATCCGACATGCCATATCCAAGCTGGCCCACTACCATGCCTGCTGCACACGTAGCGCTGAGCGCCACCTCATCGCCATGTGTGAGGACCACTCCCGCATCCTCCTTGCTGGCTGCCCCTCCTATGACAAGCTGCTGACTGCTCACCAGCGTGATGATCATGCTGATATCATCAAGGCTTGGCTGG GAGACTGTGTCAAAGAGCAAGACTACATCGTAGCATTGCAGCATCCTGTGACAACCGACATCAAAAACTCCATAAAGATCTATGACCTGATGCTGGATGCTCTTATCTCATTCAACAAGAAGACACTGGTTCTCTTCCCCAATATTGATGCTG gcAGTAAGGAGATGGTACGTGTGATGCGCAAGAAGGGTATTGAGCAGCATCCCAACTTCAGGGCCGTAAAGCATGTTCCCTTTGAGCAGTTCATACAGTTGGTGGCCCATGCGGGGTGCATGATTGGCAACAGCAGCTGCGGGGTGCGAGAGGCAGGGGCCTTTGGAACCCCCGTAATCAACCTGGGCACCAGGCAGACTGGCCGAGAGACAG GGGAGAATGTTCTCCATGTCAGAGATGCGGACACTCAGAATAAAATATACCATGCGCTGGATCTACAGTTTGGGAAACGATATCCCTG CTCCAAGATCTACGGTGATGGAAACGCAGTTCCACGCATCCTCAAGTTCCTGCAGTCCATCAACCTGGATGAGCCGCTGCAGAAGACCTTCTGTTTCCCAACAGTAAAGGACTGCATTTCTCAGGACATTGACCACATTTTGGAGACCCAGAGTGCCCTTGCTGTGGACCTGGGAGGCACTAACCTGCGTGTAGCCATTATCAGCATGAAG GGTAAAATAGTGAAGAAGTACACCAAATCAAACCCAAAGACGTATGAGGAGAGGATAGATCTCATCCTACAGATGTGCAACGAGGCCCTCAAAGATGCTGTGCATCTGAACTGCAGAGTCCTAGGAGTTG GTGTGTCAACGGGGGGCCGAGTCAACCCCCAAGAAGGTGTGGTCCTCCACTCCACAAAGCTGATTCAGGAATGGAGCTCAGTCGACATCAGGACGCCTGTTTCCAACGCATTGCACCTACCTGTGTGGGTGGACAATGACGGGAATTGTGCTGCCTTGGCTGAGCGCAAGTTTGGTCATGGAAAAGGCGTGGAGAACTTTGTAACCATTATCACAGGAACAG GTATAGGTGGTGGGGTTGTCCAGCACAACGAGTTGATCCATGGTAGCACATTCTGTGCAGCAGAGCTCGGCCACATTATGGTGTCTCTGGATGGACCAGAGTGCATGTGCGGTAGCCGTGGCTGCATTGAGGCGTACGCGTCTGGTATAGCCCTACAAAGAGAGGCTAAGAGACTCAACGATG AAGAGCTGTTGTTTACAGAAGGAATGACTTTAAAGAAAGAAGACCCAGTCAGTGCCATCGACCTGATCAATGCAGCTCGTTTAGGAAATTCCAAAGCTGATGCAGTACTGAGAACAG CTGGCATGGCACTGGGTGTTGGTATCACAAATATTCTGCACATGGTGAACCCGTCCATGGTGATTCTCTCCGGCGTTCTGGCCTCCTTCTACGAACATCCTGTGCGGCAGGTCATCAGTCAGCGCGCTCTCACCTCGGCGAAGGACATCCAGgttctgacctctgacctggagGAGCCTG